From the Plasmodium cynomolgi strain B DNA, scaffold: 0022, whole genome shotgun sequence genome, the window TagatattcttttttattctaagATACGACGTCCTAAAGAATGAGGGAAACTGAAGATATGAGCGATTTTGATATAGACAAGTGGGCGAGATTGTTGGAAGAGGACTGGAACAGCTTTGTAGAATTCAAGACacaagaaatggaaaaattagaaaGAGAATACAGACACGAGTGGAATATTTGGATAAGACGATTCGAACCAGAATGGATGGATTTCAAAGGATTTatggtaaataaaaaagaatttggCTTCAGAAAAAGAATATGAGTGGAATAAATGGGTAAAAACGATGGAAAACAAATGGAAGgaggaaatagaaaaatgaataaaaatcatCATCCTAATGATAATGATAATGGTAATGACAATCACAATGATGTTAATTcacaaataataaatatgatgataaatgattttaaaaaatggattaatACAAACGAATCGAATTTATACAGATGGATATTAAAAGATTGGGACCtatggaaaaaaacagattagAGGAATGGACCAAGAGTGACTGGAAAgttaaggaaaataaatactGGACAGACtgggaaaagaaaacccCCTGGAAAGAGTATTTgtatatcataaaaatgaccaaatggttgaaatggaaagaaagaCTCAAGAGAGAAAGAAAACATTGGATAGAATTGACAGAAAAGAttgaaaatatgtatataattcaAAACCACATGGattgggaaaaatggaaaatgataaaatcaCGTGGTTTAAGGAATGGATGCTATACTTCATTGAAGAATGTATGACTGAAAAATCAAGGAATTTATATTTCGATCAGTAGATATATGTTAAATTGTTAACTTGGGAAGTCTAAAACGTACAAAACTTTATGTAATATTAGGgacatattttcattattttcctttttattctaCTTATCGAGGGTTCTCCTCCGAATTGGTTGTGAACGGTGACCCAAGAAATACCTACAAAACAGATAATgttataaatcaaaaaatgttgaaatgATGCCTGTTCTGTAACATTTCAGTGGTCGCTCTACCTCACTTTACGAACAGAACTACTAATAAAATGAGAGAGAGAACGAACGAACACCCTTAataagcaaaaggaagaaaattatttcaaaaaatgaaaataaaattctaaaTATAATGTTTAAAGAGATAATCAATGTTGCAAGGTAAAACTGAAGAAatgtgttttaaaaatagtttatATTTAgctatatttgtttttatttgtgtaaacttttttttttgacacacCATAATTTTTGATGCTTCTCATTAATCATTAGAGAAAATGAACATTTGAGtattgtttgtttatttgaaTTTAATATGAtaattgttatatatatatatatttaaatttaaaatttgttttaatgcttatttatttgttttgtgAAAAATCATAATTTGGGGGTTTTTTAGAAATAGTAAATTGCATCTTAAATCATTAGACAAGACATATggtttaattaaaaaaaaaaaaagaggaaaaatatctcacgataacaattttgtatatCCAACTTGTATTGTCATACATATGTAGTTGAATGTTAATTTAGTAAGGTGAAGACCAGGCACCACCAGATTGGTTTTGTTGATTAATTTGTAGAAACGGTCATAAAATTAGCGTTCATTTGACGCAAGGGCGAccttttatttaatataattacacATATATGAGTATATAAATTACTTCTCCATTGCAGTAATAATTGCATAAAACTGTAGCATATTCCATCTGCCCATATTTAGGAATAAAAtgacgtatatttttttcagttttcctttcttttttatattatcattattagGTTTAGGTAAACGATTTTCACcaaaattttcgttttttccacGAATCACTTCTTAGTAGGATCCCAAATTTTATTatcgaattttttattatattaccCTTATTGAATCatgtaacaatttttcaTGCACGTAGATTTACCTCAACATGTTAAGAGTGATTTATAATGTATCATTTTGGTACATATATTACATCAGAAAATTGATTCTTGATTTTTAGTCGCATTAAGTTGTCAAACAGGTTGCACGGATAATATACGGCTCGCTCTTCAAATAGTAaacatcttttatttttccataatttgGTTAATCACATAATTTTTCAGTAcctttgaaaaatttatattaccaGTTCTTTTCATAGTTTAATATGCCATTCTTTATAAAGAATCCGAAAATTAAAGTTCCATCACAGGTGTGTTATcaataacaaaatttgatGTTACATTTTAATGATGCATATTTGATtggaattataaaaatgttacacaGGAAGTATGTTACATCGTTTgcttaatttaatttttatttagaaGGTTTGCCAATAATtgaattaatttgttttattttttttcccattttgttagaATAAGGTGTAAAAggttttttaaagaaaaatgataatagaTAATATAGCGCACACTTTAAGTTGTTCCACATATGCAATGActgcataaaaaattataattttcagaCTGTATATTCACAATCATTGTAAATTACAgcagtaaaataaaattattttttatgtaaaaaatacgtTTAATTATCATTTCACACATtcgattatattttattccaTTATTAATCTTTAATAATTGTGTTACACTActcgaaatttttataatatccaGCTATTGTAATAAGATATGCTTTAATTCAAATGGgtacatataaaaagtaaatgatgttttttttgttaagcaTTGCTCTGCGAGGAAAATATTTGGTAATTTCCTAGTTATCAGATCAATGTGtttatgattaaaaaaaagggtcgCATCAAATGTTTTTCTTAAATGCGCAATTTGTAAATGGAACGCTCTAATTTTACTTACTTTCACTTCGTCATTATTAAAACGTAACGTCGTCATACTATGATTAATTCATGAACGAATAGAGAAAGTCCGTcgtacaaaattatttaattactacattatataaattacgtgtagtaattaatttttctatttaacATAGATTTCTTCCCATTTAGCCAGTCGTATATTTTACAAtctgcatatttttgcaaatcaCTCTTATGTGCAATTtctatgaattttttcctgcctCTTTCTTccattcaaatttttatttcgtttgtCTTAtgtttaccattttttgcagTTTGATAAGGagctatatattattcataataGGTACGATAAACATtaccatatattttttttctatcatatttgaaggagaaaattttcacatttcatACAATCCCTTTAAACAGATCAATTAACATTTCAACAATATTTccatgcaaattttttaaccaaTTAATTAATGTATAATGGCATTTTGCCCTTTgggtgtttattttttacagttATAGTAATGTTGTAcgatttaaataaaaaccttaaaaataatcataataattaaataattc encodes:
- a CDS encoding hypothetical protein (putative); its protein translation is MDIKRLGPMEKNRLEEWTKSDWKVKENKYWTDWEKKTPWKEYLYIIKMTKWLKWKERLKRERKHWIELTEKIENMYIIQNHMDWEKWKMIKSQCMTEKSRNLYFDQ